Proteins encoded together in one Micromonospora auratinigra window:
- a CDS encoding proline--tRNA ligase: MLLRTSTLLFRTLREDPADAEVPSHRLLVRAGYVRRAAPGGYTWLPLGKLVLDRVTEIVRDEMAAIGDQEVHFPALLPAEPYRTSGRWTEYGDNIFTFQDRRGADHLLAPTHEELAALLVKDLFTSYRDFPVTLFQIQTKFRDESRPRAGVLRGREFLMKDAYSFDLDEAGLQAAYDRHRDAYRRIFTRLGLDFAVVRAMSGAMGGSASEEFLAATAVGEDTFVGCVTCGYAANTEAVTTPAPAAGDPDAHPAAEVHDTPETPTIAALVELANARALAGRTDWTAADTLKNVVLQVRRPGAEEAELLVIGLPGDREVDLKRVQAVLEPATVAIFDDWAAHPELVRGYLGPQVLAKHGVRYRVDPRVAPGTSWLTGANEPGRHATDVVCGRDFTPDDTIEAAEVRPGDPCPACRQGELSMRRGIEVGHIFQLGRRYTDAFAVDVLGPEGKPVRPTMGCYGIGLSRVLGAVAEQHHDERGLIWPAAIAPCDVHLVAAGKGPQLDAALELGGQLSAAGLRVLVDDRTHVSAGVKFTDAELIGIPRVVVVGRRLAEGYVELRDRASGERTDLPVAGLVERLRDEVAATRRDRV; this comes from the coding sequence ATGTTGCTGCGTACGTCGACTCTGCTGTTCCGGACCCTGCGCGAGGACCCGGCGGACGCGGAGGTGCCGAGCCACCGGCTCCTGGTCCGCGCCGGCTACGTCCGCCGCGCCGCACCGGGCGGCTACACCTGGCTGCCGCTGGGCAAGCTGGTGCTGGACCGGGTCACCGAGATCGTCCGCGACGAGATGGCGGCGATCGGCGACCAGGAGGTGCACTTCCCGGCGCTGCTGCCGGCGGAGCCCTACCGGACCAGCGGCCGGTGGACGGAGTACGGCGACAACATCTTCACCTTCCAGGACCGTCGGGGTGCCGACCACCTGCTCGCGCCCACCCACGAGGAACTGGCGGCGCTGCTGGTGAAGGACCTCTTCACCTCGTACCGGGACTTCCCGGTGACGCTCTTCCAGATCCAGACGAAGTTCCGGGACGAGTCCCGGCCCCGGGCCGGGGTGCTGCGCGGGCGCGAGTTCCTGATGAAGGACGCGTACTCCTTCGACCTGGACGAGGCGGGGTTGCAGGCGGCGTACGACCGGCACCGGGACGCCTACCGGCGGATCTTCACCCGGCTCGGGCTGGACTTCGCCGTGGTACGGGCGATGTCGGGGGCGATGGGCGGCTCGGCGTCGGAGGAGTTCCTGGCCGCCACCGCGGTCGGCGAGGACACCTTCGTCGGCTGCGTCACCTGCGGGTACGCGGCGAACACCGAGGCGGTGACGACTCCCGCCCCGGCCGCCGGTGACCCCGACGCGCACCCGGCCGCCGAGGTGCACGACACCCCGGAGACGCCGACGATCGCCGCCCTGGTCGAGCTGGCCAACGCCCGCGCGCTCGCCGGGCGGACCGACTGGACGGCCGCGGACACCCTGAAGAACGTGGTGCTTCAGGTGCGCAGGCCGGGCGCCGAGGAGGCGGAGCTGCTGGTCATCGGCCTGCCCGGGGACCGGGAGGTGGACCTGAAGCGGGTCCAGGCGGTGCTGGAGCCGGCCACGGTGGCGATCTTCGACGACTGGGCAGCCCACCCGGAGCTGGTCCGGGGCTACCTCGGGCCGCAGGTGCTCGCCAAGCACGGCGTCCGCTACCGGGTCGACCCCCGGGTGGCCCCCGGCACGAGCTGGCTGACCGGCGCGAACGAGCCGGGCCGGCACGCCACCGACGTGGTCTGCGGACGGGACTTCACCCCGGACGACACCATCGAGGCGGCCGAGGTACGCCCCGGCGACCCCTGCCCGGCCTGCCGCCAGGGGGAGCTGAGCATGCGCCGGGGCATCGAGGTCGGGCACATCTTCCAGCTCGGCCGGCGCTACACCGACGCCTTCGCCGTCGACGTGCTCGGGCCCGAGGGCAAGCCGGTCCGGCCCACCATGGGCTGCTACGGCATCGGCCTGTCCCGGGTTCTCGGGGCGGTCGCCGAGCAGCACCACGACGAGCGGGGACTGATCTGGCCGGCGGCGATCGCGCCGTGCGACGTACACCTGGTGGCCGCCGGGAAGGGGCCGCAGCTCGACGCGGCGCTGGAGCTCGGCGGGCAGCTCTCCGCGGCCGGCCTGCGGGTGCTGGTCGACGACCGCACCCACGTCTCGGCCGGGGTGAAGTTCACCGACGCCGAGCTGATCGGCATCCCGCGCGTCGTCGTGGTCGGTCGCCGGCTCGCCGAGGGGTACGTCGAGCTGCGTGACCGGGCCTCCGGCGAGCGGACCGACCTGCCGGTGGCGGGCCTGGTGGAGCGGCTGCGCGACGAGGTGGCCGCGACCCGCCGCGACCGGGTGTAG
- a CDS encoding SufE family protein, whose translation MSEMPTKLAEIVDEFAAAPRDVVLEMLLEFADVIPPLPEGVDRSELEQVPECQTAFFLRAQVNPDRTVTTLFDCPPEAPTTRAFAGILAEGLAGASAEDVLAVPDDLYQRMGLAQAISPLRVRGGTAILARLKRQVREQIA comes from the coding sequence ATGTCCGAGATGCCGACCAAGCTGGCCGAGATCGTCGACGAGTTCGCCGCCGCACCGCGCGACGTGGTGCTGGAGATGCTGCTGGAGTTCGCCGACGTGATCCCACCTCTGCCCGAGGGGGTGGACCGGTCCGAGCTGGAGCAGGTGCCGGAGTGTCAGACGGCCTTCTTCCTGCGCGCCCAGGTCAACCCGGACCGCACGGTGACCACCCTCTTCGACTGCCCGCCGGAGGCCCCGACCACCCGGGCGTTCGCCGGCATCCTGGCCGAGGGCCTGGCCGGGGCGAGCGCCGAGGACGTGCTGGCCGTGCCGGACGACCTCTACCAGCGGATGGGGCTCGCCCAGGCGATCAGCCCGCTGCGGGTACGCGGCGGCACCGCGATCCTGGCCCGACTGAAGCGCCAGGTCCGGGAACAGATCGCCTGA
- a CDS encoding SGNH/GDSL hydrolase family protein has protein sequence MRWRSYVAVGDSFTEGMDDAYPDGTYRGWADLVATRLAAEAGPDFGYANLAIRGRLFPNIVAEQVPAALAMKPDLISFAAGGNDVLRRNFDPESFVPRFDAVVAELRAGGADVVLFRFADVMARLPGQRLVAPRITLLNRVVGEVAERHGAILVDLYSDETYLNPMLWSTDRLHLSAAGHRRVAAQVLNALGVGCEEEWLMVPPHPARTPWLAARAADLRWAGQHLAPWIKRRLTGRSSGDLVTAKRPTLGPITLD, from the coding sequence GTGCGCTGGCGCAGCTACGTGGCGGTGGGCGACAGCTTCACCGAGGGCATGGACGACGCGTACCCGGACGGGACCTACCGCGGCTGGGCCGACCTGGTCGCCACCCGGCTCGCCGCCGAGGCCGGCCCCGACTTCGGGTACGCGAACCTGGCCATCCGGGGCCGCCTCTTCCCCAACATCGTGGCCGAGCAGGTGCCGGCCGCGCTGGCGATGAAGCCCGACCTGATCAGCTTCGCGGCCGGCGGCAACGACGTGTTGCGGCGCAACTTCGACCCGGAATCCTTCGTGCCCCGCTTCGACGCGGTGGTCGCCGAACTGCGGGCCGGCGGGGCCGACGTGGTCCTCTTCCGGTTCGCCGACGTGATGGCCCGGCTGCCCGGCCAGCGCCTGGTGGCTCCCCGGATCACCCTGCTCAACCGGGTGGTCGGCGAGGTCGCCGAGCGGCACGGGGCGATCCTGGTCGACCTCTACTCGGACGAGACCTACCTCAACCCGATGCTCTGGAGCACCGACCGGCTGCACCTGTCGGCGGCCGGGCACCGGCGGGTCGCCGCCCAGGTGCTCAACGCGCTCGGGGTCGGCTGCGAGGAGGAGTGGCTGATGGTGCCGCCGCACCCGGCGCGTACGCCGTGGCTGGCCGCCCGCGCGGCCGACCTGCGCTGGGCCGGCCAGCACCTGGCCCCCTGGATCAAGCGGCGGCTCACCGGTCGCTCCTCCGGCGACCTGGTCACCGCGAAGCGGCCCACCCTCGGCCCGATCACCCTCGACTGA
- a CDS encoding VOC family protein yields MGDLPRLTLTATVLDAPDARELAAFYERLLGWTRGDDEPDWVTLVPPQGGAGLAFQTEPDHVRPVWPAGPGDPPMMAHLDIQVDDLDLASAHAVRAGATLAGFQPQDDVRVHLDPAGHPFCLYL; encoded by the coding sequence ATGGGAGATCTGCCACGACTGACCCTGACCGCGACCGTGCTGGACGCACCCGACGCCCGCGAGCTGGCCGCGTTCTACGAGCGGCTGCTCGGCTGGACCCGCGGCGACGACGAGCCGGACTGGGTCACCCTGGTCCCGCCGCAGGGCGGCGCGGGGCTCGCGTTCCAGACCGAGCCGGACCACGTACGACCGGTCTGGCCGGCCGGTCCCGGTGACCCGCCGATGATGGCCCACCTCGACATCCAGGTGGACGACCTGGACCTCGCCTCGGCCCACGCCGTGCGGGCCGGTGCCACCCTGGCCGGTTTCCAGCCCCAGGACGACGTCCGGGTGCACCTGGACCCCGCCGGCCACCCGTTCTGCCTCTACCTCTGA
- a CDS encoding MFS transporter: MTITTEPAAPPAHLFVPSLRAMTVGSVALVSLLAFEALAVGTAMPTVARSLDGLSLYALAFAGTFASGVVAMVLAGIWCDARGPRGSMWHGVAWFVAGLAIAGAAPDMAVLVVGRVVQGFGSGLLSVALYVIVGRAYPEQLRRRIFAAFAAAWVVPSLVGPAVAGLIVEHLGWRWVFLAVPVVAVPAALLIQPGLRALGVVDRVRPPAGAAARVGWACGAGASAALLHYGGQQRGLSAAGLVVAALVGLLVCVPHLLPAGFLRAARGLPTVIGLRGLASAAFAGAEVVIPLMLSRERHFSPTAAGLVLTVGALSWSAGSFTQSRIAAPRSAATLPRAGLACLTVGTAGVALTVLPEVPVALAVFAWAVAGLGMGLLFPSLSTLTLSLSAPEEQGRNSSALQLGDSLSVATVLALTGAVLAAGSAPGPAHYAVTLAVAAGCALLGLLLAGRVVTRPALG, translated from the coding sequence GTGACCATCACCACCGAGCCGGCCGCTCCGCCCGCGCATCTCTTCGTCCCGTCCCTGCGGGCGATGACCGTGGGCAGCGTCGCCCTGGTGTCGCTGCTCGCCTTCGAGGCGCTCGCGGTGGGCACCGCGATGCCGACGGTCGCCCGCAGCCTGGACGGGCTCTCGCTGTACGCGCTCGCCTTCGCCGGCACGTTCGCCTCGGGCGTGGTGGCGATGGTGCTCGCCGGCATCTGGTGCGACGCGCGCGGGCCGCGCGGCTCGATGTGGCACGGGGTGGCCTGGTTCGTGGCCGGGCTGGCGATCGCCGGCGCCGCTCCGGACATGGCGGTGCTGGTCGTCGGCCGGGTGGTCCAGGGTTTCGGCTCCGGCCTGCTCAGCGTGGCGCTCTACGTGATCGTCGGGCGGGCGTACCCGGAGCAGTTGCGGCGCCGGATCTTCGCGGCGTTCGCCGCGGCCTGGGTGGTGCCGTCGCTGGTCGGTCCGGCGGTGGCCGGGCTGATCGTCGAGCACCTGGGTTGGCGGTGGGTGTTCCTCGCGGTGCCGGTGGTGGCGGTCCCGGCGGCGCTGCTGATCCAGCCGGGGCTGCGGGCGCTGGGCGTGGTGGACCGGGTCCGACCGCCGGCTGGCGCGGCGGCGCGGGTCGGCTGGGCCTGCGGGGCGGGGGCGAGCGCCGCACTGCTGCACTACGGGGGGCAGCAGCGCGGCCTGTCCGCCGCCGGCCTGGTCGTGGCGGCCCTGGTCGGCCTGCTGGTCTGCGTGCCGCACCTGCTGCCGGCCGGCTTCCTGCGGGCGGCGCGTGGGTTGCCCACGGTGATCGGGCTGCGCGGGCTCGCTTCGGCGGCGTTCGCCGGGGCCGAGGTGGTGATCCCGCTGATGCTGTCCCGGGAGCGGCACTTCTCGCCGACGGCCGCCGGCCTGGTGCTGACCGTCGGCGCGCTCTCCTGGTCGGCGGGTTCCTTCACGCAGAGCCGGATCGCCGCGCCGCGCTCGGCCGCCACGCTGCCCCGGGCCGGCCTGGCCTGCCTGACGGTCGGTACGGCCGGCGTCGCGCTGACCGTCCTGCCGGAGGTGCCGGTGGCGCTGGCGGTGTTCGCCTGGGCGGTGGCGGGCCTCGGCATGGGCCTGCTCTTTCCCTCCCTGTCGACGCTCACCCTCTCCCTCTCCGCCCCCGAGGAGCAGGGCCGGAACAGTTCGGCGCTGCAACTGGGCGACTCGCTCTCGGTGGCGACGGTGCTGGCGCTGACCGGCGCGGTGCTGGCCGCCGGGTCCGCCCCGGGGCCGGCGCACTACGCGGTCACCCTGGCGGTGGCGGCCGGCTGCGCGCTGCTCGGCCTGCTGCTCGCCGGCCGGGTGGTGACCCGACCGGCGCTCGGCTGA
- a CDS encoding YbaK/EbsC family protein — protein MGTLKTEPARTRLDLLAAPVAAAVERWPVEAPVSVDDVLVASIDAELADTAAFCAAYEVGLDQSANCVVVAGKRGGETRYAACMVLATTRADVNGVVRRLLDVRKASFAPMAEAVALTGMEYGGITPIGLPEEWPILVDSRVIAAPHVIIGSGVRHSKIALPGPALGALPGATVVEGLARPA, from the coding sequence ATGGGGACGCTGAAGACCGAACCCGCCCGTACCCGGCTGGACCTGTTGGCCGCGCCGGTCGCCGCCGCCGTGGAACGGTGGCCGGTCGAGGCGCCGGTCAGCGTGGACGACGTGCTGGTCGCGTCGATCGACGCCGAGCTGGCCGACACGGCGGCGTTCTGTGCGGCGTACGAGGTGGGGCTCGACCAGTCGGCCAACTGTGTGGTGGTCGCCGGCAAGCGCGGCGGGGAGACCCGGTACGCGGCGTGCATGGTGCTCGCCACCACCCGGGCCGACGTGAACGGCGTGGTCCGCCGGCTGCTGGACGTGCGCAAGGCGAGCTTCGCGCCGATGGCCGAGGCGGTCGCGCTGACCGGCATGGAGTACGGCGGGATCACCCCGATCGGGCTGCCGGAGGAGTGGCCGATCCTGGTCGACTCGCGGGTGATCGCCGCGCCGCACGTGATCATCGGATCGGGCGTACGGCACAGCAAGATCGCCCTGCCCGGGCCGGCGCTCGGCGCGCTGCCCGGGGCGACGGTGGTGGAGGGCCTGGCCAGGCCGGCCTAG
- a CDS encoding imidazolonepropionase-like domain-containing protein, protein MRTLHVADLLRTALDGEPVGGRAVLVDGDRIAAVGPVDELVGGYPGVRVRRWAGTLGPALVHDGPLPSAPSPREQVYALFRLGAAAALAAEVTDPAVRAAAGRNGLALLDRPGAPELRVAGRADLAVFDTDGRCLATVVAGRLVHRRA, encoded by the coding sequence GTGCGCACCCTCCACGTCGCCGACCTGCTGCGGACCGCCCTCGACGGGGAGCCGGTCGGCGGCCGGGCCGTACTGGTCGACGGGGACCGGATCGCGGCGGTCGGGCCTGTCGACGAACTGGTCGGCGGGTACCCCGGCGTGCGGGTGCGGCGGTGGGCCGGGACCCTCGGGCCGGCGCTGGTGCACGACGGACCGCTGCCGTCCGCGCCCAGCCCGCGCGAGCAGGTGTACGCGCTGTTCCGGCTCGGCGCGGCGGCGGCGCTCGCGGCTGAGGTCACCGACCCGGCGGTACGCGCCGCCGCCGGCCGCAACGGTCTGGCGCTGCTGGACCGGCCGGGAGCGCCGGAGCTGCGCGTGGCCGGCCGGGCCGACCTGGCCGTCTTCGACACCGACGGCCGCTGCCTCGCCACCGTCGTCGCCGGCCGGCTCGTGCACCGGCGGGCCTGA
- a CDS encoding SDR family oxidoreductase, translated as MRVLVTGASGRLGRVVLPRLRAEGFTVRATARHPRPDDTTEWVAADLATGEGLAAAVAGVDAVLHLASSPNRRTHQIDVLGTRRLVVAAGQADVGHLVYVSIVGVDRVPLAYYRHKLAAEQVVAAGPVPWSVLRATQFPGFLEELIQRFGRLGPVIGDPALLAQPVDPGEVAGRLVAMLRTGPSYRVDEVAGPEVLRFDEAVRAWRAARGSRRPLLSVRLPGRLGRELRAGALVSATAPTGTRTWADHLADTYGGTGRR; from the coding sequence ATGCGGGTGCTGGTGACGGGGGCGAGCGGGCGGCTCGGGCGGGTGGTGCTGCCCCGGCTGCGGGCGGAGGGATTCACCGTACGGGCGACCGCGCGGCATCCCCGGCCGGACGACACGACGGAGTGGGTGGCCGCCGACCTGGCCACCGGGGAAGGGCTGGCCGCGGCGGTGGCCGGGGTGGACGCCGTCCTGCACCTGGCGTCCTCACCGAACCGGCGGACCCACCAGATCGACGTGCTCGGCACCCGCCGGCTGGTGGTCGCGGCGGGGCAGGCCGACGTCGGGCACCTGGTCTACGTCTCGATCGTCGGCGTGGACCGGGTGCCGCTGGCCTACTACCGGCACAAGCTCGCGGCGGAGCAGGTGGTGGCGGCCGGGCCGGTGCCGTGGAGCGTGCTGCGGGCCACCCAGTTCCCCGGCTTCCTGGAGGAGTTGATCCAGCGGTTCGGTCGGCTCGGCCCGGTGATCGGGGACCCGGCGCTGCTGGCCCAGCCGGTCGACCCGGGCGAGGTGGCCGGCCGACTGGTGGCGATGCTGCGGACCGGGCCGTCGTACCGGGTCGACGAGGTGGCCGGCCCGGAGGTGCTCCGCTTCGACGAGGCGGTACGCGCCTGGCGGGCGGCCCGCGGGTCGCGCCGGCCGCTGCTGTCGGTCCGGCTGCCCGGGCGGCTCGGCCGGGAGCTGCGCGCCGGCGCGCTGGTCAGCGCGACGGCCCCGACCGGCACCCGGACCTGGGCGGACCACCTCGCGGACACGTACGGGGGAACCGGCCGGAGATGA
- a CDS encoding CBS domain-containing protein, whose translation MYRVSDVMTKQVVYLPAETPLDEAARVMKDSDIGDVVVTEGATLAGLLTDRDIVVRAVAERADPANTTIGSIITREVVMIEQHSTASEAAALMRERHIRRVLVCDNERKLVGIVSLGDLAMQLDPNSALADISEAAPNR comes from the coding sequence ATGTACCGGGTCAGCGACGTGATGACGAAGCAGGTGGTCTACCTGCCGGCGGAGACCCCGCTGGACGAGGCGGCCAGGGTGATGAAGGACTCCGACATCGGCGACGTGGTGGTCACCGAGGGGGCCACCCTCGCCGGCCTGCTGACCGACCGCGACATCGTGGTGCGGGCGGTGGCCGAGCGGGCCGACCCGGCGAACACCACGATCGGCTCGATCATCACCCGTGAGGTGGTCATGATCGAGCAGCACTCGACCGCGAGTGAGGCGGCCGCGCTGATGCGCGAGCGCCACATCCGCCGGGTGCTGGTCTGCGACAACGAGCGCAAGCTGGTCGGCATCGTCTCCCTCGGCGACCTCGCCATGCAGCTCGACCCCAACTCCGCCCTCGCCGACATCTCCGAGGCCGCCCCGAACCGGTGA
- a CDS encoding DsbA family oxidoreductase → MEIEIYADVVCPWCWIGKRRLEQALESYDGPVTVRFRPFQLDPTPVTEPKPLIEALGTKFGGRERAEQMAAQVTQVAAGVGIEMRFDRAVAANTFQAHRLVRFAAERDRSAELVERLYRAHFSDGIDVGSTDALVKLGSEVGLDEAETREYLESNLGRREVAADLSAAHQLGVSSVPTFVLAGKYAVTGAQEPEVLLAALREVEQRESAG, encoded by the coding sequence ATGGAGATCGAGATCTACGCCGACGTGGTGTGCCCCTGGTGCTGGATCGGCAAGCGCCGGCTGGAGCAGGCGCTGGAGTCGTACGACGGTCCGGTGACCGTCCGCTTCCGGCCGTTCCAGCTCGACCCGACGCCGGTGACCGAGCCGAAGCCGCTGATCGAGGCGCTCGGCACGAAGTTCGGCGGCCGGGAGCGGGCCGAGCAGATGGCCGCCCAGGTCACCCAGGTCGCAGCCGGCGTGGGGATCGAGATGCGCTTCGACCGGGCGGTGGCCGCGAACACCTTCCAGGCGCACCGGCTGGTCCGGTTCGCCGCCGAGCGGGACCGCTCCGCCGAGCTGGTGGAACGGCTCTACCGGGCGCACTTCTCCGACGGGATCGACGTGGGCTCGACCGACGCGCTGGTCAAGCTCGGCAGCGAGGTGGGCCTGGACGAGGCGGAGACCCGGGAGTATCTGGAGTCCAACCTCGGCCGGCGCGAGGTGGCCGCCGACCTGAGCGCGGCGCACCAGCTCGGCGTCTCCAGCGTGCCGACCTTCGTGCTCGCCGGGAAGTACGCCGTCACCGGCGCCCAGGAGCCGGAGGTGCTGCTCGCCGCACTGCGCGAGGTGGAGCAGCGCGAGTCGGCCGGTTGA